From Aspergillus fumigatus Af293 chromosome 5, whole genome shotgun sequence, a single genomic window includes:
- a CDS encoding Zn(II)2Cys6 transcription factor — MPAMEDCTTRTQTSYRRPRRRPAHLRTKTGCLTCRSRKKKCDESGSPCQNCVQRKIECVWPGRRAGLLAHSGGSSVSAESASETECQVVRTQTPSMITLSNGPASYSSVLAPANSQLFHFLQTIFLPQLIHPVTTGAVNELVTRESLRWAFQSPFCMHALLACAAAEIPVNNPQYRRMAELHYIEAVAGLRQSLVPTADSSQWTVVLWTVLMLCIYERSKPHHSQGVDVHLAGAAQLIQLYFQRKTPDASIIETGAWARVFLESFVFHVATSIPFQLTSTRSTTIDSAFALAKSILEVVCRPQISVDATSPVLGVPPKLFQYVYTIARMYERYPDSVDLRQCKELEQDLRRWDTLMAVTATPELLTGPRLYVLCSRILLNRLLNLDNRTDDLVVSELVSQAMVLVTQLQPALDYFAEYYSWPFLVLGTCAEKQSHRQILLSQIQGFWQATNNGTMKRLENMLTAHWTGGESTSKANLWLI; from the exons ATGCCTGCGATGGAGGATTGCACCACCAGGACGCAAACGTCCTACCGTCGACCTCGACGGCGGCCAGCTCATCTACGGACCAAGACTGGATGTCTGACCT GCCGATCGCGAAAGAAGAAGTGTGATGAGAGTGGCTCGCCGTGCCAAAACTGCGTCCAACGCAAGATAGAATGCGTCTGGCCAGGCAGGAGAGCTGGACTACTGGCTCACTCTGGTGGTAGCAGCGTATCGGCAGAGTCTGCCTCGGAGACAGAATGTCAAGTTGTTCGTACTCAGACACCATCTATGATCACCCTCTCAAATGGACCAGCGAGCTACTCCTCCGTCCTTGCTCCTGCCAACAGCCAGCTATTTCACTTCTTGCAAACCATTTTCCTGCCACAGCTCATTCATCCTGTAACCACAGGGGCTGTGAATGAGCTGGTAACCAGGGAAAGCCTTCGATGGGCATTTCAATCTCCGTTCTGCATGCATGCGCTTCTCGCCTGTGCTGCCGCAGAGATCCCTGTCAACAATCCGCAGTACCGGCGCATGGCAGAGTTGCACTACATCGAGGCAGTTGCTGGCCTGCGGCAGAGCCTGGTACCAACCGCCGACTCCAGTCAATGGACGGTTGTCCTGTGGACGGTGCTGATGTTATGCATTTATGAG CGATCCAAACCGCATCACTCGCAAGGCGTCGATGTCCATCTGGCTGGGGCGGCCCAGCTGATTCAGCTGTACTTCCAGAGAAAAACGCCGGATGCAAGCATTATTGAGACAGGTGCCTGGGCCCGCGTATTTCTCGAATCCTTCGTGTTTCACGTCGCGACGAGTATACCCTTCCAGCTTACATCTACCCGGTCCACTACGATCGACTCTGCCTTTGCTCTTGCGAAAAGCATCCTGGAGGTTGTTTGTCGACCGCAAATTTCCGTGGATGCGACCTCGCCCGTCCTTGGGGTCCCTCCGAAACTGTTCCAGTACGTCTACACCATCGCACGTATGTACGAACGGTACCCGGACAGCGTTGATCTCCGCCAGTGCAAAGAGTTGGAGCAGGACCTGAGACGGTGGGATACTCTAATGGCCGTCACAGCAACACCTGAGCTTCTTACAGGACCGAGACTGTATGTCTTGTGTTCGCGAATCCTTCTCAATCGGCTCCTGAATCTCGACAATCGAACCGACGATCTCGTCGTCAGTGAGCTTGTCTCACAAGCCATGGTCCTTGTGACCCAACTGCAGCCAGCACTAGATTACTTCGCCGAGTACTATAGTTGGCCATTTCTGGTGCTCGGGACCTGTGCGGAGAAGCAGTCACACCGGCAGATATTGCTGTCACAAATCCAAGGGTTCTGGCAGGCGACGAATAATGGCACCATGAAACGTCTGGAGAACATGCTGACAGCCCACTGGACTGGTGGGGAGTCAACCTCCAAGGCTAACTTGTGGTTGATCTGA
- a CDS encoding peroxisomal copper amine oxidase: protein MADPLSADEITTAATLLRQRAHPTALKFNCITLHEPLKAELNAFLSGTGPRPARRAFSIILKTGTPEVSEAIVNLTAKKVESWKNVKNVMPTLTLDDLNIIEHIASKDSRIIEACREIGITDMSRVYYDAWAIGIDERWGFERRLQQALPYYRSSQHDNQYAHPLDFTVVADTETQEILSVDVRRVNGERTPVPLDEHNYLPQFIKDQYRPERLKAIEITQPEGVSFKMNGNEIEWAGLKMHIGFNYREGIVLSNVRIDDPYENRERKLFHRVSVVEMVVPYGCPKPPHHKKHAFDVGEYGSGSMTNSLKLGCDCKGAIQYLDAVLATSTGEATVIENAICIHEEDNGLLYKHTDFRDGNVISARDRKLIISQIITAANYEYAFYHTFTLDGTYKLEVKLTGMLNTYCLHPSEQAAPFGTEIARGLDAQNHQHIFSLRVDPEIDGPGNTVVQSDAVPMADPVGSPANPYGNGFYAKKTPLRTALQGASDYCHETSRGWDIINPSRLNPSTRKPIAYKILNNNCPRLLAKPGSTVYKRAGFARHALWVLPYRDHEIFPAGQYVCQSTGEENHPHNPTIVDWAARNESIENTDIVCYIQFGLTHFPRTEDFPIMPAEPVSVMLRASNFFQKNPALWVPPSDMVKDVSSRNAVEARELMETPRL, encoded by the coding sequence ATGGCAGACCCCCTGTCCGCTGATGAGATTACCACCGCTGCTACGCTCCTTCGCCAGCGTGCGCACCCAACGGCACTCAAGTTTAACTGCATTACCCTTCACGAGCCCCTCAAAGCTGAGCTGAACGCTTTCCTCAGTGGAACAGGACCCCGTCCTGCCCGTCGTGCTTTTTCCATCATCCTTAAAACGGGCACACCCGAGGTCTCCGAGGCGATTGTCAACCTGACCGCAAAGAAGGTTGAATCATGGAAGAATGTCAAAAATGTAATGCCGACGCTGACCCTGGACgacctcaacatcatcgagcACATCGCCAGCAAGGATTCCAGGATCATTGAAGCATGCCGGGAGATCGGCATCACTGACATGTCTCGGGTCTATTATGATGCCTGGGCGATCGGGATCGACGAGCGCTGGGGCTTTGAGCGCCGGCTGCAGCAAGCACTGCCGTATTACCGCAGCTCCCAACATGACAATCAGTATGCGCATCCGCTTGATTTTACAGTGGTCGCCGATACAGAGACGCAGGAGATCCTCAGCGTGGACGTCAGACGTGTGAATGGGGAACGTACTCCAGTGCCTCTGGACGAGCACAACTACCTTCCTCAGTTTATCAAAGATCAGTACCGTCCAGAGCGCCTCAAGGCGATTGAAATCACGCAGCCGGAGGGTGTTTCGTTCAAGATGAACGGCAATGAGATTGAATGGGCCGGACTGAAAATGCATATTGGGTTCAACTACCGCGAAGGCATCGTGCTATCCAACGTCCGGATCGATGACCCGTACGAGAACCGCGAGCGGAAGCTCTTCCACCGGGTCAGCgtggtggagatggtggtGCCGTATGGCTGTCCTAAGCCCCCTCATCACAAGAAGCACGCCTTTGACGTGGGGGAATACGGTTCGGGGTCCATGACCAACTCGCTCAAGCTTGGCTGCGACTGCAAGGGGGCCATCCAGTACCTAGATGCCGTTCTGGCCACATCCACCGGCGAAGCCACCGTCATCGAGAATGCCATCTGCATCCACGAAGAAGACAACGGACTGCTGTACAAGCATACTGACTTCCGAGACGGCAACGTCATCTCAGCTCGAGACCGGAAACTCATCATCTCCCAGATCATTACCGCGGCAAACTACGAGTACGCCTTCTACCACACCTTCACGCTCGACGGGACGTACAAGCTCGAGGTCAAGCTCACTGGCATGCTCAACACGTACTGCCTGCACCCCTCCGAACAAGCCGCCCCCTTCGGCACCGAGATCGCCCGCGGCCTCGACGCCCAGAACCACCAGcacatcttctccttgcgcGTCGACCCGGAAATCGACGGCCCCGGCAATACTGTCGTGCAGAGCGACGCGGTCCCCATGGCCGACCCCGTCGGCTCCCCCGCCAACCCCTACGGCAACGGCTTCTACGCAAAGAAGACCCCCTTGCGCACCGCCCTCCAAGGCGCATCGGACTACTGCCACGAAACCTCCCGCGGATgggacatcatcaaccccTCCCGGCTGAACCCGTCCACCCGCAAACCCATCGCCTACAAGatcctcaacaacaactGCCCCCGGCTGCTTGCAAAACCTGGCAGCACAGTCTACAAGCGCGCAGGGTTCGCGCGCCATGCGCTCTGGGTCCTGCCCTACCGCGACCACGAGATCTTCCCTGCGGGACAGTACGTGTGCCAGTCAACGGGGGAAGAAAACCACCCGCACAACCCGACCATCGTCGACTGGGCGGCGAGGAACGAGAGCATCGAGAATACGGATATCGTGTGTTATATCCAGTTTGGACTGACGCATTTCCCTCGCACGGAGGACTTTCCGATCATGCCGGCGGAGCCGGTGAGTGTCATGCTGCGGGCGTCAAATTTCTTCCAGAAGAATCCGGCGCTGTGGGTGCCGCCTTCGGATATGGTGAAGGATGTGAGCTCGAGGAATGCAGTCGAGGCGAGGGAGTTGATGGAGACGCCGAGGTTATAG
- a CDS encoding amidohydrolase, producing MKTIFTNGRIFAPSSNDLNADNAFAESMVIEDDHIVNVGVQDKAPSGDYTIDLNRRIVVPGFIDGHVHILNFGLSLGKLDLMDCTCLEDIQAAIRSFAASHPTAPRLLCRAWIQSTTSGVALASMLDDLDPRPIHIESLDLHSVWCNSAALEEMGISSTRDPPGGTIHRDETGRPSGLLSESAVIDIVWPFLASITTQEEKLEALGRAFTAYTQAGYTGLVDMAMDETTWDVLQLYRQRHDPPLHIAAYWLVPFSQNEETNFSHVDRAIQLHAEFHPTKSPNFCIMGIKLICDGVVDGCTAALSQPYGSLTDPVEPIWPAEMLKAVVQRADQAGLQCAIHAIGDKAVTQAIDVLAEVGTPGRRHRIEHLELAAPEDARRLGELGIIASVQPVHSDPVLFRAWPELIGERCQRAFAYSEFVDGGARLAMGTDAPTAAHLPLPNLYNATTRRSALEPGEPAATNPRFGLGLAEAVTAATEGAAYARFAEGWTGCLREGRSADFVVLDMQWEAEELLEGKVCETWFGGKRVYSVER from the coding sequence ATGAAGACCATCTTCACCAACGGCCGCATATTCGCGCCCTCGTCAAACGATCTAAACGCAGACAATGCATTTGCGGAATCAATGGTCATTGAAGACGACCACATTGTCAATGTGGGTGTACAGGACAAGGCTCCCTCTGGAGACTATACAATCGACTTGAATCGCCGAATTGTCGTGCCCGGCTTCATCGACGGCCACGTGCACATCCTCAACTTTGGTCTGTCCTTGGGCAAGCTCGACTTGATGGACTGTACATGTCTAGAGGACATTCAGGCGGCCATTAGATCATTTGCAGCAAGTCATCCTACTGCGCCTCGTCTTCTCTGCCGAGCATGGATTCAATCAACAACCAGTGGCGTTGCTCTGGCAAGTATGCTTGACGACTTGGACCCTCGACCGATTCATATCGAATCCCTCGATTTACACTCAGTCTGGTGCAATTCGGCAGCCTTAGAAGAAATGGGTATCTCCTCTACCCGCGATCCACCTGGCGGAACGATCCACCGGGATGAGACCGGAAGACCATCGGGCCTCCTGAGCGAAAGTGCCGTGATCGACATCGTCTGGCCATTTCTCGCAAGCATCACCACGCAAGAGGAAAAGCTAGAGGCCCTGGGCCGAGCTTTCACTGCATACACACAAGCAGGGTACACCGGCCTCGTCGACATGGCCATGGACGAAACCACGTGGGACGTCCTCCAGCTCTACCGACAACGTCACGATCCCCCCCTGCACATCGCAGCATACTGGCTCGTCCCCTTTTCCCAGAACGAAGAAACCAATTTTAGCCATGTTGACCGCGCGATCCAGCTACACGCCGAGTTCCACCCCACCAAATCACCCAACTTCTGCATCATGGGCATAAAGCTCATCTGCGACGGTGTCGTCGACGGCTGCACAGCGGCGCTCAGCCAGCCATACGGCAGCCTTACCGACCCGGTCGAGCCCATCTGGCCCGCGGAGATGCTGAAAGCCGTCGTCCAGCGCGCAGACCAAGCCGGCCTGCAATGCGCCATCCACGCCATCGGTGACAAAGCCGTGACGCAAGCCATCGATGTCCTCGCGGAGGTGGGCACCCCCGGCCGCCGTCACCGCATCGAGCATCTGGAGCTGGCTGCCCCCGAGGACGCAAGACGGTTGGGGGAGTTGGGGATAATCGCGTCAGTGCAGCCGGTCCACTCGGATCCGGTTTTGTTCCGTGCGTGGCCGGAGTTGATCGGTGAGCGCTGCCAGAGGGCTTTTGCGTATAGCGAGTTTGTGGATGGAGGGGCGAGGCTTGCAATGGGGACGGATGCGCCTACGGCGGCTCATTTGCCGTTGCCGAATCTGTATAATGCGACGACGAGGCGTTCGGCATTGGAACCAGGCGAGCCAGCCGCTACGAATCCGCGTTTCGGATTAGGGCTGGCGGAGGCTGTCACGGCTGCGACGGAAGGGGCGGCGTATGCGAGATTTGCAGAGGGGTGGACGGGGTGCTTAAGGGAAGGCCGTAGCGCGGATTTTGTGGTGTTAGATATGCAGTGGGAAGCGGAAGAGTTGTTGGAGGGTAAGGTGTGCGAGACTTGGTTCGGAGGGAAGAGGGTATACAGTGTAGAAAGATGA
- a CDS encoding peroxiredoxin family protein, with the protein MTRLKAPRNPLAISITDRFILSPISLSSKTYSQDLKMALKPGDKFPDNVVFQYILYAEESSDINACGIPINYNASKEWADKKVVLFSVPGAFTPTCSANHLPGYIKSLPQLKEKGVQIVAVLASNDPYVMSAWGKANQVTGDDILFLSDPQARFSDSIGWATAGRTGRYAIIIDHGKVTYAQIETEKGVVKVSGADAVLAHL; encoded by the exons ATGACACGCCTTAAAGCTCCCCGCAACCCCCTAGCAATCAGCATTACTGACCGATTCATCCTCTCACCAATCTCTCTCTCATCGAAGACATACTCGCAAGATCTCAAAATGGCCCTCAAACCAGGCGATAAGTTTCCCGACAACGTCGTCTTCCA GTACATCCTCTACGCCGAAGAAAGCAGCGATATCAACGCCTGCGGCATCCCAATCAACTACAACGCCTCCAAGGAATGGGCCGATAAGAAAgtcgtcctcttctccgtTCCTG GCGCATTCACACCCACCTGCTCGGCGAACCATCTCCCGGGCTACATCAAGAGCCTCCCCCAGCTCAAGGAAAAAGGCGTGCAGATTGTTGCTGTCCTCGCGTCGAATGATCCGTATGTGATGAGTGCATGGGGCAAGGCGAATCAGGTCACTGGGGACGATATC CTGTTTCTTTCTGATCCCCAGGCAAGGTTCTCGGATAGCATTGGGTGGGCGACTGCGGGGCGGACGGGCCGGTATGCGATTATCATTGACCATGGGAAGGTGACCTATGCGCAGATTGAGACGGAGAAGGGGGTTGTCAAG GTTTCCGGTGCGGATGCCGTTCTGGCGCATTTGTGA
- a CDS encoding NADH:flavin oxidoreductase/NADH oxidase, translating to MGSNAFRSPAVTKSSSTPYYTPANNGGAALHPDDPTTPTLFRPLQIRNVTLKNRIMVSPMCMYSCESDPSSPHVGALTNYHLAHLGHLALKGAGLVFIEATAVQPNGRISPNDSGLWQDGTTSEQFLGLKRVVEFMHAQGAKVGIQLAHAGRKASAVAPWLAAQAGKSSLKADESVGGWPADVVGPSGGEEHIFSPEEDAYWVPRALSTAEVRQVVAAFAKSARLAVQAGVDVIEIHGAHGYLINEFLSPVTNKRTDAYGGSFENRTRIVREVAAAIRAVIPEGMPLFLRISATEWLEGQPVAAESGSWDMQSSLELVKKLPEWGIDLVDVSSAANHKDQKINLHTAYQTDLAGQIRQAIRAAGASTLVGAVGLITDSEQARGLVQGADEATAAEAMLSGPEPKADAILIARQFLREPEWVFSTARKLGVPVTVPVQFGRAI from the coding sequence ATGGGTTCCAACGCCTTCCGGTCCCCCGCCGTCACcaagtcctcctccaccccctACTACACTCCCGCCAACAATGGAGGCGCCGCCCTGCACCCCGACGACCCCACGACCCCTACGCTCTTCCGGCCCTTACAAATCCGCAATGTGACGCTCAAGAACCGCATCATGGTGTCGCCCATGTGCATGTACTCCTGCGAGTCGGACCCGTCGTCTCCCCACGTCGGCGCCCTAACAAACTACCACCTGGCGCATCTGGGCCACCTCGCCCTCAAAGGCGCAggcctcgtcttcatcgaaGCCACCGCCGTGCAGCCCAACGGGCGCATCTCCCCCAACGACTCGGGCCTCTGGCAGGACGGCACCACCTCGGAACAATTCCTGGGGCTGAAGCGGGTCGTCGAGTTCATGCACGCACAGGGCGCCAAGGTCGGGATCCAGCTTGCGCATGCGGGCCGGAAAGCGAGTGCCGTTGCGCCGTGGCTGGCGGCGCAGGCGGGCAAGTCGAGTCTGAAGGCGGATGAGAGCGTTGGCGGGTGGCCCGCGGATGTGGTGGGTCCGTCGGGCGGGGAGGAGCATATCTTTAGTCCCGAGGAGGATGCGTATTGGGTGCCGCGGGCGCTGAGCACGGCCGAGGTCCGTCAGGTGGTGGCGGCGTTTGCGAAGAGCGCGCGGCTAGCGGTGCAGGCTGGGGTGGATGTTATCGAGATCCATGGGGCGCATGGCTATCTCATCAACGAGTTCCTGAGCCCGGTCACGAATAAGCGGACGGATGCGTACGGCGGGAGCTTTGAGAACCGGACCCGGATCGTGCGCGAGGTTGCGGCGGCTATTCGTGCGGTGATTCCCGAGGGGATGCCCCTGTTTCTGCGTATCAGCGCCACGGAGTGGTTGGAGGGTCAGCCGGTGGCCGCGGAGTCGGGCAGCTGGGATATGCAGAGCTcgctggagctggtcaagaagCTGCCCGAATGGGGCATTGACCTGGTGGATGTCAGCTCCGCCGCGAACCACAAGGACCAGAAGATCAACCTGCACACGGCCTACCAGACGGACCTGGCCGGGCAGATTCGCCAGGCCATCCGAGCGGCTGGCGCGTCGACTCTTGTGGGTGCTGTAGGTCTGATCACCGATTCGGAACAGGCGAGGGGACTAGTTCAGGGAGCGGACGAGGCGACTGCAGCCGAGGCAATGCTGTCGGGACCTGAACCCAAGGCGGATGCCATTCTGATAGCCCGTCAGTTCCTGCGCGAGCCAGAATGGGTGTTTTCCACGGCGAGAAAGTTGGGCGTGCCGGTGACTGTCCCGGTGCAGTTTGGCAGGGCCATTTAG